The genomic DNA aataattatcttttaataCATTCATCTCTCatgctttttcttttattttttctttattaaaatatatatatatatacatatatatttatttcaaaactcaAAACAAAATCCTTTTATGTCAAATTTATCAGAATTAACATTAAACCTGGTATCTTGATTGTAACAGatgaatattattaaattaaggtTTATGTTGAATTAAATCAACAACATTACAGATTTCCAACTTAGTAAGATGTACTGAATTTTGAACAATCAAATTACTATTGGAATATGAAGAACACCCAAAATTGATTCCAACAATTAAAGGATGAAACCCTTGTAGTATATTGTACTCATTGACATGAAAGAGATAGAAACAAAAATGGGGGTGTTTTGCTTACATGCCATCATGAGTAAGAAAGTTGAGaattatgaagaagaaaaaatacaaaagagtTTTTGGCACACTGATAATAGGTCAAGAAGATTTAGCCTTCTAGAATTCCTGTGAAGCAGAACCAATCTCACCCTTTCCATGGCCAGCTTTCTTGGGAAGAAGAGTCTGATGAATATTAGGCATCACACCTCCATTAGCAATTGTAACTGAACCCAATAGCTTGCTCAATTCCTCATCATTCCTAACAGCCAGTTGAATGTGTCTTGGCACAATCCTATTCTTCTTGTTATCTCTTGCCGCATTCCCAGCCAGTTCCAAAACCTAAATCCACAATTAACACCAAAACACAATCAATCAAACTATATTCAAACAGAATAGACAATAGATCGAGGATTTTGTGAGATTC from Impatiens glandulifera chromosome 9, dImpGla2.1, whole genome shotgun sequence includes the following:
- the LOC124914547 gene encoding histone H2AX, whose protein sequence is MSSKSGSTQLKSGRGKPKAAKSVSRSSKAGLQFPVGRIARFLKAGKYAERVGAGAPVYLSAVLEYLAAEVLELAGNAARDNKKNRIVPRHIQLAVRNDEELSKLLGSVTIANGGVMPNIHQTLLPKKAGHGKGEIGSASQEF